A DNA window from Argonema galeatum A003/A1 contains the following coding sequences:
- a CDS encoding Uma2 family endonuclease produces the protein MFATTLAINEYIIDIKPDLTKIEKGVMIQAIPTIVTTVTFDEFIAWYPQASGCHYELRSGEIVEMPKPTGKHSRVAGFTALKAGIEIERLKLPYFIPKECVIKSVRDDSGYEPDVIVLDERSIADSPRCEKESIITRGTSVRLIVEVEIFVKKPHIPIAFCILAVILCLRSLPPKKPGFSKKPGF, from the coding sequence GCCACTACTCTAGCAATTAACGAATATATTATAGATATCAAACCCGATCTAACAAAAATAGAAAAGGGCGTTATGATTCAAGCAATACCCACAATAGTTACAACAGTTACGTTTGACGAATTTATCGCTTGGTATCCACAGGCGTCGGGATGTCACTACGAACTACGCAGCGGAGAAATTGTAGAGATGCCTAAACCTACAGGAAAACATTCGCGAGTAGCTGGTTTTACAGCACTGAAAGCGGGGATTGAAATTGAACGTCTAAAATTGCCTTATTTCATTCCCAAAGAATGCGTCATTAAATCTGTCCGCGACGACTCTGGGTACGAACCAGATGTTATCGTACTGGACGAGCGATCGATTGCAGACAGTCCGCGATGCGAAAAGGAATCTATCATCACTCGAGGAACTTCTGTACGCCTGATAGTTGAAGTAGAGATTTTTGTTAAAAAACCTCATATCCCGATCGCATTCTGTATATTGGCTGTAATTCTATGTTTGCGATCGCTTCCGCCAAAGAAACCGGGTTTCTCCAAGAAACCCGGTTTCTGA
- a CDS encoding CAP domain-containing protein, translating to MTYGFQEGRPAVPEGFTPPTPPPPPQPDPNVDFITGVVNLSNSFRAQNGLPPLTMNPQLNASAQAHTTDMALNDYTSHTGLNGSNIGDRALAAGYRSPFVGENIAWGFPTPEAAVNWWMNSPGHRANILNPDYRDIGVGYYFLANDTGNVNYNYYWTQNFGSAF from the coding sequence ATAACTTATGGATTTCAAGAAGGACGCCCTGCTGTTCCAGAAGGTTTTACTCCGCCGACACCACCACCTCCTCCGCAACCAGACCCGAATGTAGATTTTATCACTGGTGTTGTAAACCTTAGCAATTCTTTCCGCGCACAAAATGGTTTGCCCCCATTGACAATGAATCCTCAGTTGAATGCTTCTGCACAAGCACATACCACAGACATGGCGCTCAATGACTATACAAGTCATACGGGATTAAACGGTTCTAATATTGGCGATCGCGCTCTAGCAGCAGGTTATCGATCCCCTTTTGTGGGAGAAAACATTGCATGGGGTTTTCCCACACCAGAGGCAGCAGTAAATTGGTGGATGAACAGTCCAGGACATCGCGCTAACATTCTCAATCCCGATTATCGGGACATAGGTGTTGGTTACTATTTCCTGGCTAACGACACTGGCAACGTTAACTACAACTACTACTGGACTCAGAATTTTGGCAGTGCCTTTTAA
- a CDS encoding calcium-binding protein, which produces MGFLLGTDISERLEGQNPADNDTIFGSGGDDTIVGGFGNDLINGNQGNDLIFGEASNFGGDARGNDTVRGGRGNDTVYGGGGDSFIYGDKGDDNLFGQFGNDVLFGGSENDILEGNRGNDSLDGGEGNDTLYGFRFDDLPALKIRLPLALFTFFSIFSRYPDRSRFGNFRYIVQTNALKGLVELLIAPDTRFL; this is translated from the coding sequence ATGGGCTTTCTACTTGGTACAGATATTAGCGAACGACTTGAAGGTCAAAATCCAGCAGATAACGATACAATATTTGGCTCTGGCGGTGACGACACGATCGTTGGAGGCTTCGGCAATGACCTGATTAATGGCAACCAGGGAAACGACCTAATCTTTGGAGAGGCTAGTAATTTTGGTGGTGACGCAAGAGGGAATGACACCGTGCGCGGAGGGAGAGGCAACGATACTGTTTACGGAGGTGGAGGCGACAGCTTTATTTACGGAGATAAAGGCGATGACAATCTCTTTGGTCAGTTCGGAAATGATGTTTTATTTGGTGGATCGGAAAATGACATTTTAGAAGGCAATAGAGGCAATGATTCTCTTGATGGAGGAGAGGGAAATGACACTCTTTATGGTTTCAGATTTGACGATCTTCCCGCGCTCAAGATCCGCCTCCCGCTGGCTTTGTTTACGTTTTTTAGCATTTTCTCCCGCTATCCCGACAGAAGTAGATTTGGCAATTTTAGATACATAGTACAAACGAACGCATTGAAAGGGCTGGTCGAGCTACTGATTGCCCCAGATACCCGGTTTCTCTAA